One stretch of Centroberyx gerrardi isolate f3 chromosome 13, fCenGer3.hap1.cur.20231027, whole genome shotgun sequence DNA includes these proteins:
- the LOC139926119 gene encoding uncharacterized protein LOC139926119 isoform X2 — translation MKQASNAGGTACVVCPLRKPSKAETNTRATKGSMKTLPRSGWSYKYTNMRRKCSPLHSKSTLEQLVAADPNYTGKVKHDTGTPDLFPVPPRTADHDLETGCLSVTGKPQENADSGLFHMSCMPQTCPPSSQKKSHNSVLSHDPPSFVLINGQALTHVQTTEPLKQSKDLNRRRRFMSSIKGVSHPSRRAKRRLCCKLQLWMWRKWRRAKCRFWIFKAKKRERGACLISSSPCPGLKTQSQTHKGKVQKHRPQSLEKLQERKSPLAVGCDTQGGSEDRLDKDSCLQKLCEPTGLSDICTTTNLLQNLVTVTDVGVGTTHRNMPTTTVPSQRHGKGSDICVGITDKHIPKKTLPSQRHGGQNLYELVGPSEQCTAVTPLQDQATNRDTVESFASKKMQSQHQTDVSHKTLTTHIHEFLNDFYRIYGSFIPLQKSDVLRHLKRKFNMDFTDRINAVFSEVTKYQAAMVQRPVPSFRVVYKKHMLTLDDLSTLADQNWLNDQVMNMYGELITESAHHKVHFLNSFFHRQLVTKGYEGVKRWTKQVDLFSKSLLLVPIHLEVHWCLVTADTVKKRICLYDSQGNMLQKVARNILKYLMTEARERQQTAFQNGWTVSCDEGIPQQTNENDCGVFVLEYCRCLALAKPLHFSQKDIPRIRKRIYKELCDCELHE, via the exons ATGAAGCAAGCGAGTAACG CTGGGGGGACTGCGTGTGTGGTTTGCCCATTGAGGAAACCATCAAAAGCAGAAACGAATACAAGGGCAACAAAGGGGAGTATGAAAACCCTGCCAAGGAGTGGGTGGTCATACAAATACACCAACATGCGACGCAAGTGTTCCCCTCTCCACTCAAAGTCtacactggagcagctggtaGCAGCCGACCCAAACTATACAGGCAAAGTTAAACATGACACAGGAACACCAGACCTATTTCCAGTCCCTCCTCGGACAGCGGACCATGATCTTGAAACTGGGTGCCTCTCTGTCACAGGGAAGCCGCAAGAAAATGCAGATTCAGGACTGTTTCATATGAGCTGCATGCCTCAGACCTGCCCTCCTAGCAGCCAAAAGAAGAGCCACAACTCCGTGCTCTCACATGACCCCCCATCCTTCGTTCTCATCAATGGTCAGGCTCTCACTCATGTGCAAACCACAGAGCCACTAAAGCAAAGCAAAGACCTCAACAGAAGGAGGAGATTCATGTCTTCTATTAAGGGAGTCTCCCATCCCTCTAGGCGAGCCAAGAGACGCTTGTGTTGTAAATTACAGCTGTGGAtgtggaggaagtggaggagggcGAAATGCCGTTTCTGGATATTCAAAGCCAAGAAACGAGAAAGAGGAGCTTGTCTGATCAGTTCCAGCCCCTGCCCCGGTTTAAAgacacagtcacagacacatAAAGGGAAAGTTCAAAAGCACCGCCCACAGAGCCTGGAAAAGTTACAAGAGAGAAAATCACCTCTAGCTGTTGGATGTGATACTCAAGGAGGCTCAGAGGACAGGCTTGACAAAGACAGTTGCCTCCAGAAGCTGTGTGAGCCTACTGGTCTGTCAGACATATGTACTACTACCAACCTATTGCAGAACCTGGTCACTGTCACTGATGTTGGTGTGGGCACCACCCATCGAAACATGCCAACGACGACAGTACCGTCTCAAAGACATGGAAAAGGCAGCGATATATGTGTGGGAATCACAGATAAACACATACCAAAGAAAACGTTACCATCTCAAAGGCATGGTGGCCAGAATCTGTATGAACTCGTTGGCCCATCAGAACAATGTACTGCTGTCACTCCACTTCAGGACCAGGCTACCAACAGAGATACTGTTGAGAGCTTTGCCAGTAAAAAGATGCAAAGCCAGCATCAAACCGACGTCAGCCACAAAACACTGACAACCCACATCCATG AATTCCTTAATGACTTCTATAGAATATATGGAAGTTTCATCCCACTGCAAAAGAGCGATGTATTGAGACACCTGAAGAGGAAGTTTAACATGGACTTCACTGACAG GATCAATGCAGTCTTCTCAGAGGTTACAAAGTACCAAGCTGCGATGGTTCAGAGACCTGTTCCCTCCTTCCGCGTGGTCTACAAGAAACACATGCTGACACTGGACGACTTGTCGACCCTGGCGGATCAGAACTGGCTCAACGACCAG GTTATGAACATGTATGGAGAACTGATTACGGAATCTGCCCATCATAAG GTCCATTTTCTCAACAGCTTCTTCCACCGACAGCTTGTGACCAAAGGATATGAGGGAGTCAAGAGATGGACAAAGCAG GTGGACTTGTTTTCTAAGAGCCTGCTCTTGGTGCCCATACATCTGGAGGTTCACTGGTGTCTGGTGACTGCTGACACGGTCAAAAAGAGGATCTGCCTCTACGACTCCCAAGGCAACATGCTCCAGAAGGTTGCAAGG AACATCCTGAAATACTTGATGACAGAGGCAAGAGAGAGGCAGCAAACAGCGTTTCAGAACGGGTGGACAGTGTCATGTGATGAG GGAATTCCACAACAGACCAATGAAAATGACTGTGGAGTTTTTGTCTTAGAG tatTGTAGATGCCTTGCCTTGGCGAAACCTCTCCATTTCTCACAGAAGGACATACCAAGGATACGAAAGAGGATCTACAAAGAGCTGTGTGACTGTGAGCTCCATGAGTAG
- the LOC139926119 gene encoding uncharacterized protein LOC139926119 isoform X1: MKQASNAAGGTACVVCPLRKPSKAETNTRATKGSMKTLPRSGWSYKYTNMRRKCSPLHSKSTLEQLVAADPNYTGKVKHDTGTPDLFPVPPRTADHDLETGCLSVTGKPQENADSGLFHMSCMPQTCPPSSQKKSHNSVLSHDPPSFVLINGQALTHVQTTEPLKQSKDLNRRRRFMSSIKGVSHPSRRAKRRLCCKLQLWMWRKWRRAKCRFWIFKAKKRERGACLISSSPCPGLKTQSQTHKGKVQKHRPQSLEKLQERKSPLAVGCDTQGGSEDRLDKDSCLQKLCEPTGLSDICTTTNLLQNLVTVTDVGVGTTHRNMPTTTVPSQRHGKGSDICVGITDKHIPKKTLPSQRHGGQNLYELVGPSEQCTAVTPLQDQATNRDTVESFASKKMQSQHQTDVSHKTLTTHIHEFLNDFYRIYGSFIPLQKSDVLRHLKRKFNMDFTDRINAVFSEVTKYQAAMVQRPVPSFRVVYKKHMLTLDDLSTLADQNWLNDQVMNMYGELITESAHHKVHFLNSFFHRQLVTKGYEGVKRWTKQVDLFSKSLLLVPIHLEVHWCLVTADTVKKRICLYDSQGNMLQKVARNILKYLMTEARERQQTAFQNGWTVSCDEGIPQQTNENDCGVFVLEYCRCLALAKPLHFSQKDIPRIRKRIYKELCDCELHE, translated from the exons ATGAAGCAAGCGAGTAACG CAGCTGGGGGGACTGCGTGTGTGGTTTGCCCATTGAGGAAACCATCAAAAGCAGAAACGAATACAAGGGCAACAAAGGGGAGTATGAAAACCCTGCCAAGGAGTGGGTGGTCATACAAATACACCAACATGCGACGCAAGTGTTCCCCTCTCCACTCAAAGTCtacactggagcagctggtaGCAGCCGACCCAAACTATACAGGCAAAGTTAAACATGACACAGGAACACCAGACCTATTTCCAGTCCCTCCTCGGACAGCGGACCATGATCTTGAAACTGGGTGCCTCTCTGTCACAGGGAAGCCGCAAGAAAATGCAGATTCAGGACTGTTTCATATGAGCTGCATGCCTCAGACCTGCCCTCCTAGCAGCCAAAAGAAGAGCCACAACTCCGTGCTCTCACATGACCCCCCATCCTTCGTTCTCATCAATGGTCAGGCTCTCACTCATGTGCAAACCACAGAGCCACTAAAGCAAAGCAAAGACCTCAACAGAAGGAGGAGATTCATGTCTTCTATTAAGGGAGTCTCCCATCCCTCTAGGCGAGCCAAGAGACGCTTGTGTTGTAAATTACAGCTGTGGAtgtggaggaagtggaggagggcGAAATGCCGTTTCTGGATATTCAAAGCCAAGAAACGAGAAAGAGGAGCTTGTCTGATCAGTTCCAGCCCCTGCCCCGGTTTAAAgacacagtcacagacacatAAAGGGAAAGTTCAAAAGCACCGCCCACAGAGCCTGGAAAAGTTACAAGAGAGAAAATCACCTCTAGCTGTTGGATGTGATACTCAAGGAGGCTCAGAGGACAGGCTTGACAAAGACAGTTGCCTCCAGAAGCTGTGTGAGCCTACTGGTCTGTCAGACATATGTACTACTACCAACCTATTGCAGAACCTGGTCACTGTCACTGATGTTGGTGTGGGCACCACCCATCGAAACATGCCAACGACGACAGTACCGTCTCAAAGACATGGAAAAGGCAGCGATATATGTGTGGGAATCACAGATAAACACATACCAAAGAAAACGTTACCATCTCAAAGGCATGGTGGCCAGAATCTGTATGAACTCGTTGGCCCATCAGAACAATGTACTGCTGTCACTCCACTTCAGGACCAGGCTACCAACAGAGATACTGTTGAGAGCTTTGCCAGTAAAAAGATGCAAAGCCAGCATCAAACCGACGTCAGCCACAAAACACTGACAACCCACATCCATG AATTCCTTAATGACTTCTATAGAATATATGGAAGTTTCATCCCACTGCAAAAGAGCGATGTATTGAGACACCTGAAGAGGAAGTTTAACATGGACTTCACTGACAG GATCAATGCAGTCTTCTCAGAGGTTACAAAGTACCAAGCTGCGATGGTTCAGAGACCTGTTCCCTCCTTCCGCGTGGTCTACAAGAAACACATGCTGACACTGGACGACTTGTCGACCCTGGCGGATCAGAACTGGCTCAACGACCAG GTTATGAACATGTATGGAGAACTGATTACGGAATCTGCCCATCATAAG GTCCATTTTCTCAACAGCTTCTTCCACCGACAGCTTGTGACCAAAGGATATGAGGGAGTCAAGAGATGGACAAAGCAG GTGGACTTGTTTTCTAAGAGCCTGCTCTTGGTGCCCATACATCTGGAGGTTCACTGGTGTCTGGTGACTGCTGACACGGTCAAAAAGAGGATCTGCCTCTACGACTCCCAAGGCAACATGCTCCAGAAGGTTGCAAGG AACATCCTGAAATACTTGATGACAGAGGCAAGAGAGAGGCAGCAAACAGCGTTTCAGAACGGGTGGACAGTGTCATGTGATGAG GGAATTCCACAACAGACCAATGAAAATGACTGTGGAGTTTTTGTCTTAGAG tatTGTAGATGCCTTGCCTTGGCGAAACCTCTCCATTTCTCACAGAAGGACATACCAAGGATACGAAAGAGGATCTACAAAGAGCTGTGTGACTGTGAGCTCCATGAGTAG
- the LOC139926115 gene encoding alpha-2-HS-glycoprotein-like, whose translation MNPLGISVALGLLVGVWAQVLYNEIQLPCNSNEAEQAALVALDFLNAQHSHGYKYALNRIEDIKIVASAGGQETYILEVDLLETDCHVMDPSPVANCTVRPKILTAVEGDCDVVLKKVDNALTVAAFKCKTEESREDMCLGCSTLLPLNDTTALDLVHASLATFNNLTDNATFILVEVGRMSSQLVSGGPIYAAEYVIVEANCTDDACVPLNDAMAQRGFCTAKGLSSGHSVDCNMFATLIPVVDANSTAPAGPVVPQVVRVHADSLTHRHGLRHHKLTSLHDPDLNSFLSAESLESGEVVSVASVVPVAAADPAVATDPAAASASASASASASVEIAAVVVKREAPVPDIATSSHSHK comes from the exons ATGAATCCCTTGGGCATTTCTGTGGCTCTGGGACTATTGGTGGGGGTATGGGCTCAGGTGCTGTACAACGAGATCCAACTTCCATGCAATTCCAATGAGGCAGAGCAGGCAGCTCTGGTGGCTCTGGATTTCCTCAACGCCCAGCACTCTCACGGCTACAAGTACGCCCTGAACAGGATTGAGGACATCAAGATCGTTGCCTCT GCCGGTGGACAGGAGACATATATCCTGGAAGTTGACCTGCTGGAGACAGACTGTCATGTGATGGACCCCTCACCTGTTGCCAACTGCACTGTCAGACCCAAAATATTGACG gcTGTAGAAGGAGACTGTGATGTGGTGCTGAAGAAGGTGGACAACGCTTTGACTGTCGCAGCATTCAAGTGTAAAACAGAAG AATCAAGAGAGGACATGTGCCTCGGCTGTTCTACCCTCCTTCCCCTGAATGACACCACTGCACTGGACTTAGTTCATGCCTCTCTGGCAACCTTCAACAACCTAACGGACAATGCAACGTTCATTCTTGTGGAGGTTGGAAGGATGTCATCACAG CTTGTGTCTGGTGGGCCCATCTATGCAGCAGAATATGTCATAGTTGAGGCTAATTGCACTGATGATGCCTGCGTGCCCCTGAATGATGCTATGGCT CAACGTGGTTTTTGTACTGCGAAAGGTTTGAGCTCTGGACACTCAGTGGACTGCAATATGTTTGCCACTCTG attcctGTTGTAGATGCCAACAGCACTGCACCTGCAGGTCCTGTTGTGCCACAAGTGGTCCGCGTCCATGCAGACAGTCTGACACACAGGCACGGTCTGAGACACCACAAACTCACCTCCCTTCATGACCCTGACCTCAACAGCTTTCTGTCTGCAGAGTCATTAGAGTCAGGTGAGGTGGTGTCTGTGGCTTCAGTAGTACCTGTAGCTGCTG CTGACCCCGCTGTAGCCACTGACCCTGCTGCAGCATcggcctcagcctcagcctcagcctcagccagtGTTGAGATCGCTGCTGTTGTGGTGAAGAGGGAGGCACCTGTGCCAG ACATTGCCACCAGCAGCCACTCACACAAATAA
- the LOC139926123 gene encoding profilin-2-like: MSWQSYVDNLMADGSCQDTAIVGFTDAKYVWAAHAGGTFTNITSQEIDVLVGKDRESFFTNGLTLGSKKCSVIRDSLHIEADWTMDIRTKSQGGEPTYNVSVGKAGKALVVVMGKEGVHGGQLNKKAYTMADYLRKSGY; this comes from the exons ATGTCTTGGCAAAGCTACGTGGATAACCTGATGGCCGATGGCAGCTGTCAGGATACCGCCATTGTTGGGTTTACGGACGCCAAATATGTTTGGGCAGCACACGCCGGTGGTACTTTTACCAACATAACG TCTCAAGAAATTGATGTCCTTGTTGGAAAAGACAGGGAGTCCTTCTTCACCAACGGTCTCACTCTGGGCTCAAAGAAGTGCTCAGTCATCAGAGACAGCCTCCACATTGAGGCTGACTGGACAATGGACATCAGGACAAAGAGCCAAGGAGGAGAGCCTACGTACAATGTCTCTGTGGGAAAGGCTGGAAAAG CATTGGTTGTAGTCATGGGAAAGGAGGGGGTCCATGGCGGACAGCTCAACAAGAAAGCATATACCATGGCTGATTACCTGAGGAAGTCTGGATATTAA
- the LOC139926100 gene encoding uncharacterized protein LOC139926100 isoform X2, with the protein MSKMPAKKKSCFQITSVTQAQVAAISATDDTESLDDPDESRTEDVSSEIFDVSRADYEPVCDRSSSEETLNNVGEPEAPSVMAPPHIPQVGQLSALSSNPNGGFRNVGVSGSTQGSQQPPGTGAATGLPLITQLGAIQQQPALAVGGGPTSVPVNTSQPAPVTCSTTPSTTSSSTVSCSSRFRVIKLDHGTGEPFRRGRWTCTEFYEKDSEGSVVSRTVDSIRHANATVDPITDRDSGLGHTGGSVVAPATHSGQGLGSMPDASLSASRMHSVETLSQQQQQQIHHQNYSAGQQGISGTATQNAFSSSKPTAGPAQQQPTVGGHQPSAPQNLLPVGHNGLPQGGVHIQKSPIMPPVAQQIAYPPQQPMLQQLPLGHHLTSQSSGLLQNQTEYYQQQQSASMQAGVSTGQSLPVSSLSAGAQPVGQGPSSVMTPASGGASVPSQVGELAGAGGGSVPAGQTAPGLLQQQTGGVMGGVGGSMLVGGSTLQPQQTVGQYAASGQPQPHGLHPTPSGVQNVPAVAVSSSVPTTVPTAVPSASSAAMPNLTTSSLPPGQQSQLPRSNTGALGAQGLSAAGFGQVEAGSGRKLEGLANTQPPVVSGKDLVKPLIPESLQLATPTVNSLFGIPIPVDGDEDSSGGNFLAVVVHHC; encoded by the exons ATGTCGAAAATGCCGGCCAAGAAAAAGAGCTGTTTTCAGATCACAAGTGTGACACAGGCCCAGGTGGCGGCTATCAGTGCCACCGACGACACGGAGAGCCTGGACGACCCAGACGAGTCACGGACCGAAGACGTTTCGTCGGAAATATTCGATGTGTCACGGGCTGATTACGAGCCAGTGTGTGACAGAAGttcatctgaagaaaccctAAACAATGTAGGAGAGCCAGAGGCACCCAGTGTTATGGCACCACCACACATACCTCAAGTCGGTCAGTTGTCTGCGTTGTCCAGCAATCCCAACGGGGGCTTTCGAAACGTAGGAGTGTCAGGCTCAACTCAAGGTAGTCAGCAACCGCCGGGAACTGGCGCTGCAACTGGCTTGCCTCTTATCACTCAGCTTGGGGCAATACAACAGCAGCCTGCTCTAGCAGTGGGTGGTGGGCCCACCAGCGTGCCAGTGAACACCTCCCAACCAGCCCCAGTGACTTGTTCAACTACTCCTTctaccacctcctcctccacggtGAGTTGCAGTTCACGCTTCAGGGTCATTAAACTTGATCATGGTACTGGAGAGCCCTTTCGAAGAGGCAGGTGGACTTGTACAGAGTTTTATGAGAAAGACTCAGAGGGCTCTGTTGTTAGTAGGACTGTAGACAGCATTAGGCATGCCAATGCAACAGTGGACCCCATCACAGACAGGGACAGTGGACTCGGGCATACAGGAGGGTCTGTGGTTGCCCCGGCAACACACTCAGGTCAGGGCTTGGGCTCCATGCCGGATGCTtcactctctgcctctcgcATGCATTCGGTGGAGACACTGtcgcaacaacagcagcaacaaatcCACCATCAAAACTACAGTGCCGGGCAACAGGGTATTAGTGGGACGGCCACACAGAATGCTTTCTCCAGCAGCAAGCCCACAGCTGGTCCGGCTCAGCAACAGCCAACAGTGGGAGGTCACCAACCCTCTGCTCCCCAGAACCTGCTGCCTGTTGGACACAACGGCCTGCCTCAAGGTGGTGTCCATATACAGAAGTCCCCCATAATGCCCCCTGTAGCCCAGCAGATAGCCTACCCTCCCCAGCAGCCGATGCTGCAGCAGCTTCCCTTGGGGCACCACCTGACCAGCCAGTCTTCTGGTTTGCTACAGAACCAGACAGAGTACTATCAACAGCAACAGTCTGCTTCCATGCAGGCAGGGGTTTCCACTGGCCAGTCCCTCCCAGTGTCCAGCCTTTCTGCAGGGGCACAGCCTGTGGGACAAGGTCCTTCGTCAGTCATGACCCCAGCCTCTGGAGGGGCTTCTGTGCCGAGTCAGGTCGGAGAGCTTGccggagcaggaggaggatctgTACCTGCTGGCCAGACAGCTCCAGGCCTTCTGCAGCAACAAACTGGTGGAGTAATGGGAGGTGTTGGGGGGTCTATGTTGGTTGGAGGGTCCACTTTGCAGCCGCAGCAGACTGTGGGTCAGTACGCTGCCTCTGGACAGCCCCAGCCCCACGGCCTCCACCCCACGCCCTCTGGCGTACAAAATGTGCCTGCCGTCGCAGTGAGCTCCAGTGTGCCCACCACCGTGCCCACTGCTGTGCCCAGTGCCTCTAGTGCAGCCATGCCAAACCTGACGACCTCCAGTTTGCCTCCAGGACAGCAGTCTCAGTTGCCCCGCAGCAATACAGGGGCCTTGGGGGCGCAGGGCCTCTCAGCGGCTGGATTTGGACAGGTGGAGGCTGGCAGTGGAAGGAAGTTGGAGGGTCTAGCCAATACCCAGCCTCCTGTTGTCTCTGGGAAGGACCTGGTGAAGCCCCTCATCCCTGAGAGCCTGCAGCTTGCCACACCGACTGTCAACAGCCTGTTTGGAATCCCCATACCTGTCGACGGGGATGAGGACAG cagtgggGGTAATTTCCTTGCTGTGGTGGTGCACCACTgctaa